AAAAAAGGGTAATTGTATTTTTTTATTTATCCTTTTCCGCCGCAGCCACCGTCAAATCCTTCGGGTACTCTATGAGCTTCTTCAGCAAAGTATTAAAATGAAGTGAAAAGAGCAGTTATCATAAAAATATTATTATAGCAGCTGATTCACTTTTAAAAAAATCCTTTTTCAAATTTTGCTTATCTCATGTCTGTCAGCAGCAGTTACCCGATGAAGATTCACCACTGCAATCGCAGGAAGGCTCGCCGCCGTACAACATGGAATTTATAATAGCCGCTGCACAGCCCACTCCATTATCGACATTTATTGCTTTAAAAGCGCAGTTCATCATACATGCCCCGCATTCCATGCAGAGGTCCCTGTCTGAAACAGCCACTTTCTTTTCATGCCGTACAAAAACAGCATGGGGGCAGACGTCAATACATCTTAGGCAACCGGTACATTTGTCGGGGAAATATTCAAGGGTCGCCACATTACTCAGGTATCTCATAATATAATCCTCCATTCAAGCGCTTTCTGGGCGATAAGCAAGAGCAGCGAGATAACAATCCCTGATTTATAGAGAGGAAAAGCATACTTAAGCTCCTTTACTACGCCCGACATATTTGTGAAGGTTGTAGCTCCCGTAAACTGAAGAGCCAGATAGGAACTGAGAAGCGGAAAAAAGATATAGCTGAATATGATTAACAGCGGACTCATGCCTGCCGT
The DNA window shown above is from Deltaproteobacteria bacterium and carries:
- the hgcB gene encoding mercury methylation ferredoxin HgcB, which produces MRYLSNVATLEYFPDKCTGCLRCIDVCPHAVFVRHEKKVAVSDRDLCMECGACMMNCAFKAINVDNGVGCAAAIINSMLYGGEPSCDCSGESSSGNCC